From Verrucomicrobiia bacterium, the proteins below share one genomic window:
- the thrH gene encoding bifunctional phosphoserine phosphatase/homoserine phosphotransferase ThrH, with protein MKQSIVTLDMEGVLTPEIWIAVAEKTGIPELRRTTRDEPDYDKLMRGRLAILDRHGLKLADIQRVIGQLEPLAGAKEFLDELRAMVQVIILSDTFEQFAAPLLRQLGWPALLCHRLVTENDRIVDYQLRVPEQKQRAVAAFKLLNYHVISAGDSFNDTTMLTEAHVGFLFRAPDNVKGQFPEFEAVETYSDLMRLIRLAMART; from the coding sequence GTGAAACAGTCAATTGTCACATTGGATATGGAAGGGGTGCTGACACCGGAAATCTGGATAGCGGTTGCCGAGAAGACCGGCATCCCGGAACTGCGCCGCACAACCCGTGACGAACCCGATTACGACAAACTGATGCGAGGGCGCCTGGCAATACTGGACCGCCACGGGTTGAAACTAGCAGATATCCAAAGGGTTATTGGGCAACTTGAGCCATTGGCCGGGGCGAAAGAATTCCTCGATGAACTTCGTGCCATGGTCCAGGTCATCATCCTGTCCGATACCTTCGAGCAGTTTGCAGCACCGCTGCTGCGCCAACTGGGCTGGCCGGCGCTGCTGTGCCATCGATTGGTGACAGAAAACGATCGGATTGTGGATTATCAATTGCGTGTGCCGGAACAGAAGCAACGGGCGGTCGCCGCGTTCAAGCTGCTCAACTACCACGTCATTTCGGCCGGTGACTCGTTCAACGATACGACCATGCTCACCGAAGCCCATGTGGGGTTTCTGTTCCGCGCGCCGGACAACGTGAAGGGCCAATTCCCTGAGTTCGAGGCGGTCGAGACATACAGCGACCTGATGAGGCTAATCCGGCTGGCGATGGCCAGGACCTGA
- the ychF gene encoding redox-regulated ATPase YchF has protein sequence MLKAGIIGLPNVGKSTLFNALTRSHKAPAENYPFCTIDPNLGVVTVPDERLQPLAEIAKVNTLIPTTIEFVDIAGLVKGASQGQGLGNKFLSHIREVDALVHVVRCFDDPDIVHVTGAIDPLRDIEIVSTELVLADLGTVRKRLEKIGRDVKRGEKQALLEARLLEQLGAHLNAGKPANTLATPLAPDEKAIVRSFFLLTDKPTIFAANLKESELAAAASNPRVNQVRDYGRAHHACETIAVCAQLESDLGDLSPSEGQEYLKALGVQESGLSALIRSAYHLLGLRTFFTVNEKEVRAWTLHAGDTAIKAAGTIHSDFQRGFIKAETVNWEDLVKQGSVHHARETGRYRIEGRDYVVRDGDVLLFKVST, from the coding sequence ATGCTGAAGGCAGGAATCATCGGGCTTCCGAACGTTGGCAAATCGACGCTGTTTAACGCCCTCACGCGCTCGCATAAGGCCCCGGCGGAGAATTACCCCTTCTGCACCATTGACCCCAACCTAGGCGTGGTAACCGTTCCTGACGAACGCCTGCAGCCGCTGGCCGAGATCGCCAAGGTCAACACCCTGATCCCGACCACGATCGAATTCGTGGATATAGCGGGCCTGGTCAAAGGCGCATCGCAAGGGCAGGGGCTTGGCAATAAGTTCCTCAGCCATATCCGCGAGGTCGATGCCCTGGTGCATGTGGTCCGCTGTTTCGACGACCCGGACATTGTCCACGTCACCGGCGCCATCGACCCGCTGCGTGACATCGAAATCGTCTCGACCGAATTGGTGCTGGCGGATTTGGGGACGGTGCGTAAGCGCCTCGAGAAAATCGGGCGCGATGTCAAACGCGGGGAGAAGCAGGCGCTGCTTGAGGCGCGCCTGCTCGAACAACTCGGGGCGCACCTGAATGCAGGCAAACCGGCCAACACGCTCGCTACCCCGCTTGCCCCGGATGAGAAGGCCATTGTCCGCAGCTTTTTTCTGCTCACAGATAAGCCGACGATATTTGCGGCAAATCTCAAAGAATCTGAGCTGGCGGCTGCTGCAAGCAATCCGCGCGTAAACCAGGTGCGCGATTATGGCCGCGCGCACCACGCGTGCGAAACGATAGCGGTCTGCGCCCAACTCGAAAGCGACCTGGGGGACTTGAGCCCATCCGAGGGGCAGGAATACCTCAAAGCGCTTGGGGTGCAGGAGTCAGGCCTCTCAGCCCTCATCCGCAGCGCCTATCATCTGCTGGGATTGCGCACGTTTTTTACTGTTAATGAAAAAGAAGTGCGGGCCTGGACCCTTCACGCGGGAGATACCGCCATCAAAGCCGCCGGAACAATTCATAGCGATTTCCAACGTGGCTTTATCAAGGCCGAAACCGTCAACTGGGAGGACCTGGTCAAGCAGGGCTCGGTGCATCATGCGCGTGAAACGGGCCGCTACCGGATCGAGGGCCGCGATTACGTGGTACGCGATGGGGATGTCCTGCTGTTTAAAGTGAGCACTTAG
- a CDS encoding LysR family transcriptional regulator: MQIESLKVFCDLAETESFTKTAQINNVTQSAVSQTISALEREFRSLLVERSRKHFHLTPEGQVLYDKSKEITKTFDALETKLKDVKNDISGKLRIATVYSIGLHELPPYVRRLLKDYPHVNAHIEYRRSNQVYEDVKSNAVDLGIVAYPNRDPNLELVSLRKDPLVLICHPQHPFASLKSIKLKALNGQRLISFERDIPTRRALDRIFKHEGVKAEHFREFDNIEILKRVVEVDSGVAVVPEPTVRREVANGTLVAVPLDGKYSRDLGLIYKKSKVLSPAMKQFITLLKEPL, from the coding sequence ATGCAAATCGAAAGTTTGAAAGTATTTTGCGACCTGGCTGAGACGGAGAGTTTTACCAAGACCGCCCAGATCAACAACGTCACCCAATCAGCGGTCAGCCAAACCATCAGCGCCCTGGAACGGGAGTTTCGTTCACTGCTGGTCGAACGGAGCCGGAAACATTTCCACCTCACCCCGGAAGGGCAGGTCCTGTATGATAAGAGCAAAGAGATCACCAAGACATTTGACGCCCTGGAGACCAAGCTCAAGGACGTCAAGAACGACATCTCCGGCAAGCTGCGCATCGCGACGGTTTATAGCATCGGCCTTCACGAACTGCCGCCGTATGTGCGCCGATTGCTAAAGGACTATCCGCACGTCAACGCCCATATCGAGTATCGCCGCTCCAACCAGGTTTATGAAGATGTGAAGAGCAATGCTGTCGATCTGGGCATTGTCGCTTATCCGAACCGCGATCCGAATCTGGAGCTGGTGTCGTTGCGAAAGGACCCTTTGGTTCTGATCTGCCATCCCCAACACCCCTTCGCGTCATTAAAAAGCATCAAGCTCAAGGCGCTGAATGGCCAGAGGCTCATCAGCTTCGAGCGCGACATCCCCACCCGCAGGGCCCTTGACAGGATATTCAAGCACGAAGGGGTGAAAGCCGAACACTTCCGCGAATTTGACAATATTGAAATCCTGAAGCGCGTGGTTGAAGTCGATTCGGGCGTGGCTGTTGTGCCGGAGCCCACGGTGCGGCGTGAGGTGGCAAACGGGACGCTGGTGGCGGTTCCTTTGGACGGCAAATATTCCCGCGACTTGGGTCTCATCTACAAGAAAAGCAAGGTTCTTTCGCCGGCGATGAAACAGTTCATCACATTGCTTAAGGAGCCGCTTTAG
- a CDS encoding glycine cleavage T C-terminal barrel domain-containing protein, with protein sequence MNTLAMHEFHQALGAGFGSLNNAELVTCYGDTSSEYRALREGAGVLDLSFRSRLCLAGGDRLRFLHGQVTNDIKGLRPGQGCYAALVNAKGKMESDLNVFCLADELLLDFEPGLGAMAAQRLEKYIVADDVQVVDVAASYGLLSVQGPRAEQAINELKIFPAVPTQNWTSVSLRDQTLGELCLINHSRLDSAGFDLFVPVAALAAAADKLLAAARVMGGLACGWEAFETLRIENGIPRFGVDMDDTNFPQESGIEATAVSYTKGCYIGQEVLNRIHTMGHVNKQLRSLRLPGAVTALPSRGDKLYHQGKEVGYVTSSVQSQRLKAGVALGYVRKECNQPGTELEWRAGPGTAGALCVIEPFSKST encoded by the coding sequence ATGAACACCTTGGCTATGCATGAATTCCACCAGGCGCTCGGGGCCGGCTTTGGGAGCTTAAATAACGCCGAGTTGGTGACCTGTTATGGCGATACATCGAGCGAATATCGCGCCCTGCGCGAAGGCGCCGGTGTTCTGGATTTGAGCTTTCGCAGCCGGCTCTGCCTGGCAGGCGGCGACCGGCTCCGTTTTCTGCATGGCCAGGTTACCAACGACATCAAGGGTTTGCGCCCCGGCCAGGGTTGTTATGCGGCGTTGGTGAACGCCAAGGGGAAAATGGAAAGCGACCTGAACGTGTTCTGTTTAGCGGATGAGTTGCTGCTCGATTTCGAGCCTGGGCTTGGCGCGATGGCAGCCCAACGGCTGGAAAAGTACATCGTCGCTGATGATGTGCAGGTTGTGGATGTTGCCGCATCCTATGGCCTGCTAAGCGTCCAGGGGCCTCGGGCCGAGCAAGCCATCAACGAACTCAAAATCTTTCCCGCTGTTCCAACTCAAAACTGGACCTCAGTCAGCTTGCGTGATCAAACCCTCGGTGAACTTTGCCTTATAAATCATTCACGGCTGGATTCGGCCGGGTTTGATTTGTTCGTGCCGGTTGCGGCGCTCGCTGCGGCGGCAGACAAACTCCTGGCGGCGGCGCGTGTTATGGGCGGGCTGGCTTGCGGTTGGGAAGCCTTCGAGACGCTTCGTATCGAGAATGGCATTCCCCGGTTTGGCGTGGATATGGATGACACGAATTTCCCCCAGGAAAGCGGCATTGAAGCCACAGCGGTCAGTTACACCAAAGGCTGCTATATCGGCCAGGAGGTCCTCAACCGGATTCACACCATGGGCCATGTGAACAAGCAATTGCGCAGCTTGCGCCTGCCCGGCGCCGTGACGGCCCTCCCATCGCGGGGCGATAAGCTTTATCACCAAGGCAAGGAAGTGGGCTATGTGACTTCGAGCGTCCAGTCCCAGCGGCTGAAGGCCGGCGTCGCTTTGGGCTATGTGCGAAAAGAATGCAATCAACCCGGCACAGAACTCGAATGGCGTGCCGGCCCCGGAACTGCCGGCGCCCTCTGCGTCATCGAGCCTTTCTCCAAATCGACCTAA
- a CDS encoding MotA/TolQ/ExbB proton channel family protein, with product MLTLPVLLSHGGPVLYLILLTSAVGVVVFIERFLHCHRAQINSTEFLNGVRTVLKRNNVVEALSICDATPGPVARLVKTAILNRGHGRERVREALDEAGLAEVPRLEEKLNLLATIAQLAPLLGLLGTVLGFIQTFASMQQQGLYAHVGDLAGGIWQALVCAAAGLAVAIPAHAAYNYLVSRVNSIVLDMERAATEAVNIVSEEAKVESQ from the coding sequence ATGCTGACATTGCCGGTGTTATTGTCCCATGGGGGACCGGTCCTTTATTTGATCCTGCTGACCAGCGCGGTTGGGGTAGTGGTTTTTATTGAGCGATTCCTCCACTGCCATAGGGCGCAGATCAACTCGACGGAATTCCTCAATGGTGTGCGCACGGTGCTCAAGCGCAACAATGTGGTCGAGGCGCTCTCGATTTGCGATGCCACCCCAGGCCCAGTGGCGCGGCTGGTAAAGACGGCCATCCTCAACCGGGGCCACGGGCGGGAGCGGGTGCGCGAGGCCCTCGATGAAGCGGGGTTGGCGGAGGTCCCGCGTCTGGAGGAAAAGCTCAATCTGCTGGCCACCATCGCCCAACTGGCGCCTTTGCTGGGGCTTCTGGGGACGGTGCTGGGCTTCATCCAGACCTTTGCCTCGATGCAGCAACAGGGCCTCTATGCGCATGTCGGTGATTTGGCAGGCGGCATTTGGCAGGCCCTGGTGTGCGCGGCTGCGGGCCTGGCCGTCGCCATCCCAGCCCATGCGGCCTATAATTACCTTGTCAGCCGCGTCAACTCAATTGTCCTGGATATGGAACGGGCGGCGACCGAGGCGGTGAATATCGTCTCCGAAGAAGCCAAGGTTGAGAGCCAATGA
- a CDS encoding biopolymer transporter ExbD, translating into MKFPRNARIFRGQLDAAPFAAVFFLLVILWMVSSLVYTPGVRLQLPYAGDLPGTDKPTVSVAVDSGGRLYFEDQIIDENQLRGRLREAAKQSPQPLTLLVQADESVSFKSLIHLTLLARDAGIPEAWLATLPRPLGPHP; encoded by the coding sequence ATGAAGTTTCCCCGTAATGCGCGCATCTTCCGCGGCCAACTGGATGCAGCCCCGTTTGCGGCGGTGTTTTTTCTTTTGGTGATTCTGTGGATGGTCAGTTCGCTGGTTTATACTCCCGGCGTCCGGCTGCAATTGCCTTACGCGGGCGACTTGCCTGGCACTGACAAACCGACCGTCTCGGTGGCTGTCGATTCGGGTGGACGCCTGTATTTCGAAGACCAAATCATCGACGAAAACCAGTTGCGCGGCAGGCTGCGGGAAGCGGCAAAACAATCTCCCCAGCCCCTGACGCTCCTGGTGCAGGCCGACGAAAGCGTTAGTTTCAAATCGCTGATTCACCTGACGTTGCTGGCGCGCGACGCCGGCATCCCCGAGGCCTGGCTGGCCACCTTGCCTCGCCCGCTGGGGCCGCATCCATGA
- a CDS encoding TonB family protein: protein MSAPNSGSQAMGPAAGTARGWSRGRWLTLIALVCGAQVGFIFWLGARHEPASRQAAKGANLRLAPTNSSELLTWMDPTLFALPHRHGFSGPGWLMAPRQEFQQFAWSEPPRWLELEVSQLGALFNQFAETNPPWFSQAGIHLKLELKMPEIVSAELPEHSSLQVDGALANRLLLTPVELPSWTNADLLTNTVVQIMVNAQGTPVSLTLLVSSGLKEADAQAMRQARAARFEPERHDTASTPVGALSGLVWGELVFKWRTLLGASAGKSQNSPH from the coding sequence ATGAGCGCTCCGAACTCCGGCAGCCAGGCCATGGGCCCAGCGGCAGGGACCGCCCGGGGCTGGTCGCGCGGACGCTGGCTGACGCTGATAGCCTTGGTTTGCGGCGCACAGGTGGGTTTTATCTTTTGGCTCGGGGCACGCCATGAACCGGCCTCTCGCCAGGCCGCCAAAGGAGCGAATCTGCGGCTGGCGCCGACAAATTCGTCCGAATTGCTGACCTGGATGGACCCGACTCTTTTCGCCTTGCCGCATCGCCATGGTTTTTCGGGTCCGGGTTGGCTCATGGCCCCGCGTCAGGAATTTCAGCAGTTTGCATGGTCCGAACCGCCGCGGTGGCTGGAGCTGGAGGTCAGCCAGCTCGGCGCCCTGTTCAACCAATTTGCCGAAACCAATCCGCCCTGGTTCTCCCAAGCCGGCATCCACCTTAAACTGGAGTTGAAGATGCCCGAGATCGTTTCCGCTGAGTTGCCGGAGCACTCAAGCCTTCAGGTGGATGGGGCGCTGGCCAACCGGCTTTTATTGACGCCCGTTGAACTGCCCTCCTGGACAAATGCCGATTTGCTCACAAACACTGTGGTGCAAATCATGGTGAATGCCCAGGGAACGCCAGTCTCATTAACCTTATTGGTGAGCAGTGGACTCAAAGAAGCCGACGCACAGGCAATGCGTCAAGCCCGAGCGGCTCGTTTTGAGCCCGAGCGGCACGATACAGCCTCGACCCCGGTTGGCGCCTTATCAGGCCTGGTCTGGGGCGAGTTGGTATTTAAATGGCGCACCCTGTTGGGCGCGTCTGCGGGCAAGAGCCAGAATTCACCACACTAA
- the hisB gene encoding imidazoleglycerol-phosphate dehydratase HisB, whose protein sequence is MIKRQAQVRRTTTETDIKAQLRISGKGRASIQTGLPFFDHMLTLFARHAVVDLTLRCRGDLGVDAHHTVEDCGIVLGEAFAMALGDKTGIRRYGTGFEPRNPAAGEAYVPMDECLARCVIDFSGRPMLVWRGLDVFAYKRLTKSEKTQDMSSAFRFGLAREFFQGFVNAARCNLHVELLYGDEPHHITEALFKAFARAVDAACQKDPRIAGRLPSTKGKL, encoded by the coding sequence ATGATAAAGCGGCAAGCCCAGGTCCGGCGTACAACGACCGAGACCGACATCAAAGCCCAACTCAGAATCAGCGGCAAAGGCAGGGCCTCCATCCAAACCGGGCTCCCCTTCTTCGACCATATGTTGACCTTGTTCGCCCGGCATGCGGTGGTTGATCTGACGCTCCGTTGCCGCGGTGACCTGGGCGTTGATGCCCATCACACCGTCGAGGATTGCGGCATCGTGCTGGGAGAGGCCTTTGCCATGGCTTTGGGCGATAAAACGGGCATCAGACGGTATGGGACGGGTTTCGAGCCCCGTAACCCCGCTGCGGGTGAGGCCTACGTCCCGATGGACGAATGCCTGGCCCGGTGCGTCATTGACTTTAGCGGGCGGCCCATGCTGGTCTGGCGTGGTCTGGATGTTTTTGCCTACAAAAGACTTACCAAATCCGAGAAAACACAGGACATGTCCTCCGCTTTTCGATTTGGGCTGGCTCGCGAATTCTTCCAAGGGTTCGTCAACGCAGCGCGCTGCAATCTTCATGTGGAGCTGTTGTATGGGGATGAGCCACATCATATTACCGAAGCCCTCTTCAAGGCCTTTGCGCGCGCCGTGGATGCCGCCTGTCAAAAGGACCCGCGCATCGCCGGACGCTTGCCCTCGACCAAAGGAAAACTCTAA
- a CDS encoding sigma-70 family RNA polymerase sigma factor: protein MLNIPRPGSVEPMTDKGHSSADDQTCVRAAQRGDMAAFEELVARHRDKIYARAYSMMRNEEEAVDLSQEAWVKAWQRLAQFQGESSFGTWITRIVINLCLDQLRKQKRQRTESIEEMNEESGGVERQMPVVTSNPTAGLERSELRQRIDRALSQLSYEHRTVLVLHEFEELEYKEIAKVMGCSIGTVMSRLFYARRKLAALLAEIKKENWR from the coding sequence GTGTTGAATATCCCTCGGCCAGGGTCCGTCGAACCGATGACAGATAAAGGTCATTCGTCCGCAGATGATCAGACCTGCGTGCGCGCTGCGCAGCGGGGAGACATGGCTGCCTTCGAGGAGCTGGTCGCCCGGCATCGCGACAAGATTTACGCGCGGGCTTATAGTATGATGCGGAATGAAGAAGAAGCCGTTGATCTTTCTCAAGAAGCATGGGTCAAGGCCTGGCAGCGGTTGGCACAGTTCCAGGGCGAATCCAGTTTCGGCACGTGGATAACGCGGATCGTCATCAATCTGTGCCTGGATCAGTTGCGCAAGCAAAAGCGCCAGCGGACCGAGTCCATCGAGGAGATGAACGAGGAATCCGGCGGGGTAGAGCGCCAAATGCCGGTCGTGACCTCCAACCCGACGGCGGGTTTGGAACGGAGCGAATTGCGGCAGCGTATCGACCGAGCATTGAGTCAATTGTCTTATGAACATCGAACGGTGCTGGTGTTGCACGAGTTCGAAGAACTGGAATATAAAGAGATAGCAAAAGTGATGGGCTGCTCAATTGGCACAGTGATGTCCCGGTTGTTTTATGCGCGCCGGAAGCTGGCAGCTCTGCTGGCGGAAATAAAAAAGGAAAACTGGAGATGA